Genomic window (Lynx canadensis isolate LIC74 chromosome D3, mLynCan4.pri.v2, whole genome shotgun sequence):
CGACCCACTCCGTCCACGCGGAGAGCCGGGGAAGCGCTCCGGGAACTcggcccgcgccccgcgcccgctCAGCCTccgcgctcccccccccccacctccgcacCCCCCGCGCCCGCAAGGCCTCCGTCTGCACCAGTCGGGAGCGGAGCGAGGGGCGCGCACACGCCGCGGTCTGCACGAAGCCGTCCCCCACCGGCCCGCGTTACAAACCCAGGGAGGCGGCCCCACCTGCTGCGCCGCCACGTCGCCAACCACAGACGTTCCCACACAGACCTCGGAGCGAAGCGCACGGAAACCCAGTGCGAGCCCGGGACCGACGCGCCGCACCGAGGCGTCCTGAGCGGGGCCGCCGCGGCCGCGCGCCCCAAACGCCCGCCGCCCACCCGCCCGGACGGCCCGGCGCCCCTCACCGGCTGGCCTCGCCGTCCGCGCCCGGTTCCGCGCGCCGCCGCCCGCTGTTCCTCAGAACCATCGCGCCGCGCTCGCACCGCCCCGGCTCTCCCGGAGAAATTTGGCGCGCTCCCCCCAACTCTCGCGAGAGACCGGAAGCGCCCGCCGCTCCCTCAGGAGgttcgccccgccccgccccgccccgccctcccaccGAGCTCCAATGGCCACGGCCGCCCGAGGGGTGGCGGCCAGATAGGGACTCAGGGAAAAGTGTGCGGAGGCGGTCGCCGCGCAAGGCGGGGTCTGTCCCGGGCCGCGCTGCGTGCCGCGGCGGGGCGGGAAATGTCAGGCCGTCCCCGCCTGGTGCGGGGTCGTGGGGCCCCGGAGGGCGCGGAGCGCGGGAGGCGATGGCGTCGGCGGCGTCGAAGCTGCGGGCGGAGGCCGGGCTCGGGGCGCTCCCGCAGCGGGCGCTCGCCCAGTACCTGCGCCTTCTGCGGCTCTACCCTGTGCTCACCAAGGCGGCCACCAGGTCGGCGCGCAACGGCCGCGGAGGGACGGGACCGGGCGGGGGGCGGCCCGGAGCTCGGCCGGCCTCGGGGACCCAGCCACGTAGATGCATCCTGTGCAGGGATTTGAGTGCGAAAGGCAAAATGTCCGGGTGTCAAAATGACCTCCCAAAGGCCTTCAGTTAGCCCGAGAGCTCAGCATAGGCGGCTTGGTGCATTCGGTCCTCACAAGTAGTTACCAGGGGCCAGACCGAAGGAAGGCACAAAGCGAAGGGCTCCAGGCAGACCTCCTGCCCTGGACGTGACCTCCGGCCCAGCTTCTCCGCGGGCGGTCGAAGCCTGACGTGCGCTTGTTCTGAGGTTAGAGTGGCTCAGGCGCGAcgtgttaagatttgtttttttagtcAGCTTTGCATTCGGCAGAAAGGTGACAACCCCCCTCCGCCCTCcgcactcccccctcccccgtctgcTGGTCAGTTGCACCCTTTGATTTGGGGTACTAAACTTTTTATGAGACATCGTCCTCCTCCATTActttaattacttaattttataaGTTTGTCCGCTTTTGTTAAAGCCAGCTTTTCATAAGTAGGTACAGCACGCTTCCTGCGTGTCAGGCATCAGCAGCAATCAAGAGGGTAGGGACCCTCAAAGGCGTTTCTATTCTAGTGAAAGAGTAGAGGAGCAACAGATAAATACATAGCACAGATGAAGTGGTCggggaaggtgacatttgaacaggaGGCCTGAATGAAGGGAGGGAACGAGGGGAGCCAAACCTCCCTGGGCAGAGGGTACTTCAGGTGCAAAGATCCCGAGGGAGGAGCAAGCTAATAATGGAGGGGCGGAAGGAAGACGGTGTTGCTGGAGAAATGAAAAGCCGAGAAAGGAAGCAGATGAGAAAGAGGTAGCCAAGGATCAGCTCGAGAAGGTGCTTATCACCCATACAaagaattttgacatttttagcCCACAGAGCTTATCAGAAGGTAGCTGTAGACCAAGCCTTGGAGCAACCGGGCCTGTCTCCACCTCTCTATTGACATTTCTGTTGTGATCACTGTAGTTTACATGCGGGTGTAAGAAAGAATACAGGGAGATCCCTCGCACACTTTGCCCAGTTCCCCCCATGGGTAACATTTTGTAAAAGTGTAGTACAGTATCACAGCCAGGCACTGGCACAGACACAGTCCACGGATCAGATTTTCCTGGCTTTCGTTCTGCTATCCCCACCTTTTGACATAGGGACCTTACACTGGAGCTGCCTTAAAAACctgcttcaggggtgcctgggtggctcagtcgagcgtcagattcttgatttcagctcgggtcatgatcccaagggtcgtgggattgagccctgcgccaggctccgtgcagagtgtggagcctgcttgggattctctctctctctccctttgcccctctccaccacttgcgctctctctaaaaaaataaaaaattaaaactaaaaacctgctttattttattttttttttcaacgtttatttatttttttgggacagagagagacagagcatgaacgggggaggggcagagagagagggagacacagaatgggaaacaggctccaggctctgagccatcaacccagagcccgacgcggggctcgaactcccggaccgcgagatcgtgacctggctgaagtcggacgcttaaccgactgcgccacccaggcgcccctaaaaacctGCTTTAAAAAGGACTCCTCTCTACCCACCCCACCATGATCTCAGAACAGCCACGCTAAGTACATGCAGGAATGGCCCCCCTCTTGCTGGTTGCCCCCGTTTTCTGATGACATCTCTGTCCACAGTGGCATTTTGTCAGCCCTTGGGAACTTCCTGGCCCAGATGATGGCGAAGCAgcggaaaaaagaaaactcccaaaAGCTAGATGTCAGTGGGCCTCTCAGATACGCCATTTATGGGTGAGTTTCACAAAGGGGCTGATCTAACCAGCAGCAGACTAACCATGACAAAGCTAGGGTATCAAGACCAAGTCTCTGAAATAAcctaattttgagaaataatttttaaaaagcgttGAAGTAATCATGGGGAAAAAGTCAGAATGATGGATAACATtaacttgttttatggttttcattttgaaTCGCATGAGTGGGGGCGGCTGTCCTCATTGGGCCGAGAGATCTGAGGGCAGATAATTCACCTGAACCTAAATTAGACTTCAAGACACAAAGACCGTGAAAGAGGAAAACTACTCAAATATTGCCAgttgtttctgttattttcatagcttaaacaaccagaaaataaatacttaggaatCCTGAAAAATGTCCAGTTTCGGAATCACTTTTGGAACTGCAAAGAACACAGAGATTCAGGAGTTTTACCCAATTAAATCCACGTCACGTTCTCTGGCCAACAATAGTGATTGTATAGATGGATTATTTTGAAgtcgtgttttgtttttgatctaAAACTCACAAATATCCCTTCGTCTTCGGAAGCCCGCTGGTTGCAGCCACCACAGCTGTCCTGTAATGTAGATAAAGAGAAGCCATAATCctcctggagggaaggagggagtcaGGATCACCTGAGAGGCCTCACCCACTCACGGTTGATGGCGTTGACTTCCATTCCCTCTCACTGAGGACCCTGCTCCCGGCCACATAACCTGTGGCAGGACAGGAAGCCACAGCTGAGAACCACTTGTTTAAGGACTTTAGTGTCAAAAATGAGAAGACCCTTAGGTCCCTACCCCCCATTTTATTGCTGAATCTTACGGAACTGTGGATGTGTTTTACCAGCAGATGGCGTGGCTGGGTTCAGTTCTGTCCCAAGCGTTCTACACTTGGGAATGCACAGTAGCAGGACAGACAAGCCAGTGCCCAGCACCAGGCTTCACTCTTGCTAACTACCCAACAGGATTTGCTGAGAAGCTCTAATACCAGGGGTGCCCCCACTTACTTACTACTGAGCACCTCCTCTGAGCCAGGCCATGTTCTAGGCGCTGTGGACACAGCAGTGATGAGACAGACACAATCCGTCTTGTGACGCGTACCTGTAGCAGGGCGAAGAGGGCACCACGTGACTAAACAAATGAGATGAGGACATGtagtgataaatgctatgaaggCAGTGAAACAGGACCTGGAGTTGAGAGTGGCTGAGACAGCAGCTGGTGCGTTGTCCAGAACAATGAGGAGgtctccaagctgacagtgttgAGAAGGAGCTGGCCGCGTGAAGATTGAGGGGGGATCTGGTCTATCAGGGACAAAAGACAATGCTTGAAGCAGATTCAAAGAAAGCCTGTTTCCTAGAAGGACCACACATACCTGTGTGGTCAGGGATGGGGGGCCCAGGGAGCAGGGCTTAGgacctggggttggggggtgaaGCTGGACCCAAGAAGGACACATCCAGGAAATGGCAGTCCTGCTCACCCCCGCTGTGGGGCCTCAGGTTCTTCTTCACAGGGCCACTGAGTCACTTCTTCTACCTCTTCATGGAGCACTGGATCCCTTCTGAGGTCCCCTGGGCTGGGGTCAAGAGGCTCCTCCTGGACCGCCTCCTCTTTGCACCGGCCTTCCTGTTGTTGTTTCTCCTCGTCATGAACTTCCTGGAGGTTGGTCGCCGCCATAGTACTTGCGATATAGCTCTTTGCGGGGCACAGCGATTCTTGACCTGGCATCCGTGGGTGGAATTCAGAGGGTCTGTGAACTTTCCAGCACACCAAAATTGAAacttctctctcttgtttttatgAATGTCAGACACAAACCCCAGTCACATTGGCGGTACCTGTCGGTCTGCAGTAAGAAATCACGGAGGTCTTGATATCACACATCCCAAAATATCTTTTATGTTTCTGGACCCCCTGCACCTGCTTTCAAGTCTTGTCACTGAATGTGTTAAGGAAGCACATATACTGGTCTAtcataagattctttttttaaaaaaaaaaatttttaatgtttatttatttttgagatagagacagagcacgaacgggggagggtcagagagagtgagacacagaatctgaaacaggctccaggctctgagctgtcagcacagagcccgacgcggggctcaaactcgcagactgcgaaatcatgacccgagccaaagtcggccgcttaaccgactgagccacccaggcgccccaataagattcttttctgaatattttggTAGCTGTATTCAGTATAGTTCCCTGGCAAtcttatatatgttatataaacaGGATTCTGAGAAGGGGGTCTATGGGACTCACGACACAGAAGTTTCAGGCCCCTAATGGTATCGCAGAAGCCTGTGCTAATTCAGTGCCTGAACATCATAAGTGCTCTGAAGAGGCTAACAGACCAGCATAGACTGAAAACCTCACAACTCACCGCAGGAGAGGTGTGTTCACGCAAATCACTAGGCATGTCTGTTCTAACGTGCCCAGCCTAAGACCCTTCCCAGTTCACTACACCTCCAGCCTCTCACCGTCTCTCTGTCCACTGTGTGCCTGAGATGTGTCCTGTTCTGCCCTGAAAGTAATCGTTCCAACCAATCACATTCTGCCCTGACAGTAATCGTTCCAACCAATCACAGCAGGCAAATGCTTCTGCAGGTTTTGTTTTGAAGCAGCACCTTGAGGTCTTATTACTGAAGAGAATGCCCCCGTGGCCAAAAGTGATCCTTGCGGGGGAAGCAGGAAAGATGCGTAACCTCGACCATGATTGCTAATAAGTCCTTGATAGTAAGAAGAAGTGTTTGGGAAGCCGTTAGAGAACCTGAGGTAGGAAGCAAAGGATACCCACATTAGAAGTGAAGGTACAGgagtgtctctttttttccttctagctaCGAAAGGAATATACTTTTCATTAATAGACAAAAACCCTAAATCCACGTATCGTATGTTACCAAGGTGTGTAAAGCACCCAACATAAATGCCTTGTGTTGGACCACGTTATACCACACACACGATAGATGCTTCTgcatctgcattaaaaaaatttttttttaatttgaatataggTGACccacaatgttatgttagtttcaggtgtgcagcacAGTGACTCAACTTCTCAATACATTACACTATGCTCACCGCAAGTGTCAGCATACGACTCTGTTAAAacatccctttctctcttccctgcacCGTGCCGACATCTAGCATTTCTTGATCACAGACATCATGTTTGGACCACACAGTGTTTTCTAGTCCACCGTATGTCCGTCCCTTATCCAAAAAGGCTGTCCTCAACGCGTCCTCCCTGCGGTGGTACAGAGTAATACAAACGGCGGACATCTATGAGCACTTGTTCCAAGCCCCGCGTTGAGCCCTTCGTGTCATTTGAGCCACAAGgcaaccccattttacagatgacaaagctGAGGCCCATGGCTTAAGTTCTCATAACTTACGAGCCCTTGAATCGAGTCAGACCCAGGCTTTGTGACCCCAGAGCTTCTTTCTCCTCCACGTGAGGTTTGTTTCCCCACATTCTTGACAATCATGgttatacttttcttttaaatagtttgCAGGTTGATATGTAAAAACAACATATACATCTTTATAAGGTTGAATATCTTTTTATACACCTCCTATATTCTATGaactttgcttattttctatCAGTGTTGGCTTTTTCTCACTgattgtgtgtttgtatatattaaGGAGATCAATCCTTTGCCGGATACAAATTGcagatattttccccattttttaggtgtttgtcttttttttttttaaatatttatttttgagagagagacagacagacagcatgagcaggggaggagcaaagggagagggagacactgaatctgaagcaggttccaggctctgagctgtcagcacagagcccaacgtggggctcgaattcatgagccatgagatcatgacctgagctgaagtcagacgcttaaccgactgagccacccaggcgctcctaggtgtttatcttttaacttcatataaagttaaacatttgaAGTTACAAAAATAGTTCATTTATAGTGTGTTTCCCCATGCAGgagtttaaaaaattcatgtattCAAATAtgtgattctttttctttgtgggtTTCTTTAAAGGAAGATACTGGAAATATTCTCTTAAACTTTGTTCTTTTACTCTTATGATATTATGtgcattttgacaaatgcaaacataatagaaatattctatattttcctccagtattcttatttttttaattatacgtGGGAGATACACTTGGCTTGTTTCTTCCACTTCAACTGCAAATTATCTCATTGCCATTTATCAAACAATCCCGTGCCTTGAAGTGTCAACTTTATCATATACTGTCATTCTCCTATGTACAGGCCATTATCTGGACTCTTCGATCTTTTGCTGGATTCTATTTCCAtcgtatgtcttttattttttagcttttaattaccataattattagtattaattaccatagagtattttttaaatcttcggTAATTTAGGCCTCccctgttattatttttcaagatagTTATTTTTTATGCACTTATCCTTTCAGATGACATTCAGAATCACCTTATTGgggctcattttttaaaaactcctgaCAAGTTTTGCTTGAAAAACGCATCAATTTTGGAGGCCATCTTGGGAAACACGAACAGCCAGGCCATAGATAGCAGCTCTGGTGCCCGCTGCCAGCAGTACGGGTCACACCACTTAATCAGCTCTGCGAGGAGCGATGAGGGTCTGTGCGGGCAGCGGGCACAGGGTGAGCCAAGGGGCGTCTCACCGTCGGCTTTCTGACCAGGTGACTGGCTCCTGATCCCTGCGGTGCTAATGAGACACACAGATGTGCTGTCTCTATACAAATGGAACAAAATCCACAGTTTTCAAAACCATCGTGTTAGGGTTTGGGGCCCTCCAGACCGTGGCGCCCCCGCTTCAGTTCTGAGGGCAGTGGTGATCACTGACTGTCCACACTCCCCTCCTTTCCAGGGGAGAGACGCAGCTGCTCTCTCTGTCCAGATAAGAAGAAGCTTCTGGCCGGCGCTGCGCATGAACTGGCGAGTCTGGACCCCAGTGCAGTTCATCAACATCAACTACGTCCCTCTGCAGGTGAGGGCCGGCTGACACCACGCGGAGCCCGAGGGGGCCTCATCCTCCACCAGCCTCGTTCCTTCTTGGAACCATTGGTGGTTTTCTCTCCGCGCAGAATCATTAGCAGCTTTGGATGTGGACGGGCGAAGCGTGTGCCCACACCTCATCCCTTGGTCCCAGAAACGTTTCTGAAAAGCCTCCAGTCCAGGACAGCTCGAGTTTTCCAGGGGCGCGGCGTTGCCAGTGCCTGGCCCCGTGGGTCACAGCTGGGCTTGTGTGCGGGAGCCGAGCGGTGGCCGTGCCCAGCAGGGTGTGGGGCAGAGGCGAGTCCGGCCTTACCTGCCCTGACATCAGCGTGCGCCTGAGCCCTGAGCGGCAAGCGGCAGGCAGGACCCTGGGGGCAGGGATGCCGTCGGGGCGCCGCGCACCAGGTTCAGCCCTTCTGGGCACCGGGGGTCGCGGCCCGAGGCAGGCTGCTGAAACTGGGCCTCCACTCGGAGCACGGTGGGAGCCTGAAGGGGCTCTGAGCTGCAGGAAGAGCTCACCAGGGCAAGGCTGAGGGGCCCGCCGTCCTGCGCCGTCTTTACACACCAAGGACAGCCCACCCGTGTCCAGCCCCAAGACCACGCCCAGGGCTAGAGATCTGGAGGCGGGGCTTGGCACAGCGTCTGCTGACGGCCGTGGGTGTATTACAGCCTCAGAGCAAGGATTTGCAACTGCATCTTAGGAATCCACTGCAGCCTTCCTacgctccctccctcccgtgAGGGTCACGCAGGGCAAGCTCTCACCCACCAACAAAACGCAGCAACACTCAGGCCACGTTTCTGTCCAGGGAAGCCCTGTAAAGACCCAGTGcctggggtttgggggagagCTAGTCACATAGGCACCCTCTGCCTGGTGCTTACCAgaattccagactcccagaaggagaGTCAGTGCTCAGCAGAACTGCTTTGTTTTAGCGAGCAGTCTAAGCACAGAGGCCATTCTTATCCGTTGGGGAAAGGTAGGAACCCACAGGAACTCTAAGTTCCCAGAGCCCAGGCAAGGgctagccactctgacaggccTTTCCAAGGAGAGCAGCCTCAAGCTTTTTTTGCACACCATTTAAGTAACCTACTTGGTTTCCCCCTGCTTTAGAAAGGAGAGACCGACCTGAGGCAGAACCCCCTGGAGCAGAGCTCCGTTGCAAggatgggaagagggagggaggtgcaggCCGGGTggtcactcacacacacatatacacacacacacaccaaggagTAGCAGAAAACCAGAGGTGGCAGTGACACAACCACAGTCACTGCAGGGagttaaaggaaaatgaaaatcagttaGTTTCATTGACTTTAACAACAATCCTCATCAGTGACCTTCCCAGGAGCAATTTCAGTGGCTCCGTGAGGGCTGAAGCCAGACTGCTGTGAATTGAGCAGTGGGTGGGGAAGTAGAAAAGAAATCGTTAAGTCTGCGAAGTTCTCTCAAGAAGTGTGTGACGAGGTGGGGAGAAGTGATAGGAGAGGGTCTCTGAAGCTTGGAGAGGCCATATTCTACCCTAAAGAGGGTGCATGGGGTTTGGACACAGGCAGAGGGATGCTTTGGACAGAGGCTCTTCTTCACTAAGACAAGAGAGTGGTGCCTGTTCACTGGTGACCTCCCATCCATACCTCTTTCCTTGGGGAAGGCAGAGGCCAGGGCGGGGCCACACTGAGGCAAAAGGAGGTAGGATGGGTACTtcgaggggagaggaggggcaaaCCTGTAGAGGACGGCAGAGGGAGCCGACTGGAGCCCCTCGTGTGTGTGGACCTAGGGCCCCAGCGtggcaggggagcagggagaatGGAGCTTTGCCAAGGAGTATAACCAAGGAACAGGAAGGGAAGGCAATGAGGGCTTTGGGCCTTGTATTCTAATGTATGTAGCAAAGGAAATAGACACAGAAAGGCAGAAGGGCTGAGGATGTGAAGGGGTCTGTGGATGGGAGAGTAGGAGAGCCTGGAAAATGGAACCCTTCTGGGCACCCTGGGGACAGAGCGCCAGGAGGCTGTGGTCACGGTTTCCATTTGAGGTGGTCGCAGGCAAGTGCCTCAGGGGCAGTGAAGCTTATTAAGCAAATACTGAGCAACTACTGTATGCCCCACTGTTCCAAACTCTAGGGGTACAGTGATTAACAAGACAGACCAGACCGCTattttcatggagcttatatgCCAGGGAGACTCCCTGACTAAAGGCATTTCAGGTGGGAGTACATCCATGAGAGCATCAAAGCAGGGTAatggcttggggtgggggggctggcgGCCACCAGTGGGCTGGGTGAGGCCACCACTTGACCAGTCCTGGGCTGGGAAGCTAAGCCAGGAGCTAGTGCTCAGCGAAGGAGGATGTGGGACAGTTCTCGTCAGTTTCCCCTCCTGGCCTGTAACATGGCTAGGCAGAGTCCCGCTCACCCCTCCAGCACGGTGCTCAGTACGAAGTAAGGCTCAGTGAATACAGTAGTAGGCGGATGGGCTCAGTCCTGGGGGATGGGTGCCTGGGAAGCGCAGTCAGGACTTCGCTCACTGTGGCCTGTGTTCGCTTTGGCAGTTCCGGGTGCTTGTTGCCAACCTGGTGTCTCTGTTCTGGTACATCTACCTGGCCTCTCTGGGGAAGTGAAGATGGCCTGCAGTGAACACACCCAGCTGTGTAGGGACACCTGCCTAGGGTGAGAGAGCAGAAACCACCTGGTCAAGACTGTAGCTGACTCCAGATCACGTGGTTCAAGATGGCGAAACAATCTGTTAATGTAAGAATCTCGtgttttaaaaaggtagaaaCTGTCTTCGGGTGATGCTGCCTCAGAGTCGTAGAATGCAGTAGCAATGATTGCACTTGTCACCCTGAATTGAGTTAGGACAACAATAAACTATAATGTAGCCTTTTCCGTGATGGTTTTAATTTCTCAGAATAATTGCTGTCACTTTGGAAGAAGAAATGGGTGGTTAgagggctgatttttttttttttttttactttaaaaaaagttgtggTTAAATCTGTTCTACAACTGCTTACCTCCGTGGAGCCGTTGGAAAAGGGCCCTTCTAGAGCAGGATTTCGCCCTGCGAGAACCATACGCCACCTTTCAGTGGATTTTCTGCTCTGTTATCACTCACTCGTTAACCTTCCTTCTCACCTTTTCTCATTCTCAATATCCCATTCTTGTTTCATAGCTACAATACCCTTGgatcttaattttatattaaaaaatctcTCTTCTGTTGCATAtgctgt
Coding sequences:
- the PXMP2 gene encoding peroxisomal membrane protein 2 yields the protein MASAASKLRAEAGLGALPQRALAQYLRLLRLYPVLTKAATSGILSALGNFLAQMMAKQRKKENSQKLDVSGPLRYAIYGFFFTGPLSHFFYLFMEHWIPSEVPWAGVKRLLLDRLLFAPAFLLLFLLVMNFLEGRDAAALSVQIRRSFWPALRMNWRVWTPVQFININYVPLQFRVLVANLVSLFWYIYLASLGK